The Aspergillus luchuensis IFO 4308 DNA, chromosome 7, nearly complete sequence genome has a segment encoding these proteins:
- a CDS encoding DUF1445 domain protein (COG:S;~EggNog:ENOG410PHXD;~InterPro:IPR009906,IPR038021;~PFAM:PF07286) — protein sequence MTRIHAAIQMTVTTQTPETLSSQKTRLLARQNTITNTAGYSGTNLQANLLILPEKYSQDFHNLCLRNPVACPLLGISSIPGNPHKISPTPCIRNSDFDIRTDCPAYRVYKHGKCIAANKRDLLDLWSTNDDEQQSSENYTAFLLGCSYSFEAALCNATPPLTPRHQVTNTLVPMYRTSLPLSPAGIFTNTTCTVSMRPYHESEVERVRDITRPYLATHGEPIAWGWDAVKRLGIRDIHDPDFGDKVEFGEGEVPVFWACGVTPQMAVEAAGEKIDGLVFAHEPGHMLVTDWVVEDLERLKEGIAAFRAKI from the exons ATGACAAGAATTCATGCAGCAATCCAAATGACCGTCACTACCCAGACACCGGAAACCCTAAGCAGCCAGAAAACCCGGCTTCTGGCCCGCCAAAataccatcaccaacacagCCGGCTACTCCGGGACCAACCTGCAAGCCAACCTCCTCATTCTGCCCGAGAAATACAGCCAGGACTTCCATAACCTCTGCCTCCGCAACCCCGTAGCCTGCCCACTGTTAGGGATCAGCAGCATCCCGGGAAACCCCCACAAAatctccccaacaccatgcATCCGTAACAGCGACTTTGACATCCGCACCGACTGTCCTGCATACCGAGTGTACAAGCACGGGAAATGCATCGCGGCCAACAAACGTGATCTTCTGGACCTATGGTCTACGAATGATGACGAACAACAAAGTTCAGAGAACTACACAGCCTTCCTCCTAGGCTGCTCCTACAGCTTCGAAGCGGCTCTCTGCAATGCCACCCCGCCCCTAACCCCAAGACACCAAGTAACCAACACCCTCGTGCCAATGTATCGCACCTCTCTGCCTCTCTCGCCTGCAGGGATCTTCACCAACACAACATGTACCGTGTCGATGCGCCCATACCACGAATCAGAGGTCGAGCGGGTGCGGGACATCACGCGCCCGTATCTGGCCACGCACGGGGAGCCGATTGCTTGGGGCTGGGATGCGGTGAAGCGCTTGGGCATTCGGGATATTCATGATCCGGATTTTGGGGATAAGGTTgagtttggggagggggaggtgccTGTCTTTTGG GCGTGTGGAGTGACGCCACAGATGGCGGTCGAGGCAGCCGGGGAGAAGATTGATGGGTTGGTGTTTGCGCATGAGCCGGGACATATGCTGGTTACGgattgggtggtggaggatctggagaggttgaaggaggggatcGCGGCTTTCCGAGCAAAGATCTGA
- a CDS encoding putative C6 transcription factor (COG:K;~EggNog:ENOG410Q1AK;~InterPro:IPR036864,IPR000704,IPR007219,IPR001138;~PFAM:PF00172;~TransMembrane:3 (i275-297o309-330i546-564o);~go_component: GO:0005956 - protein kinase CK2 complex [Evidence IEA];~go_function: GO:0000981 - DNA-binding transcription factor activity, RNA polymerase II-specific [Evidence IEA];~go_function: GO:0003677 - DNA binding [Evidence IEA];~go_function: GO:0008270 - zinc ion binding [Evidence IEA];~go_function: GO:0019887 - protein kinase regulator activity [Evidence IEA];~go_process: GO:0006351 - transcription, DNA-templated [Evidence IEA];~go_process: GO:0006355 - regulation of transcription, DNA-templated [Evidence IEA]): MDSHPLESWERPPDDDLGDRDEARPRKRRRKYIAKACNECKRRKIKCNGQSPCQRCGRQRIDCVYESPPRTETSGENHETLDRLLTQMAAMQEQITSLTTAVHALTQNTLVSTATALPRSDVASQRPFRRHSSIKEKESVFQGPTTSAYSLDLAKSSLQRRGIVEEHPDVADAEDGDVDGDEADTAPSQVIPMAVAASPPRTRHHPSGDPLWTIGKSEALRLCRVYEEEMGVMYPVLDLSQLLHQVELLYGTESWPRVPVVQGNEEQLDSTAVHILRLVFACALTAEAAGSSALALSLFESVREVADNFVWGVAGIKNIIFLTLVAIFYFQIDEETLAWRTIGIVERMCLERGLHRRETLSQPSIAKAGKDRVLRLFWLIYILDIRWSFGTGMPFSLEDSDIDPWLPEPEEKTPYLRVMIRYSRIAAKVWKFISAFNNTNEIKKEEMNYLDWQVQRWTADIPPVLSINSDNVHEEPRSLRRLRSLLYLRANQLRMLIHRPVLHSAAHIAKYPAESQTVVELAKESIRFITNLNETTDIYRLQQVTFNWFLVSAVAVVFLAVTQAPTHFSTICKEEFYMALELIKGFSTRSYISQRLWKSIRSLRKLGPQLMHRPVQSQPEPEWRGGAAVPAERGDLGNVVEVAPSQSTGTQEQSPLDGAQMTRELMEWFEAVGNLETQIMGMAPEGFDAGWQRYDYGEELSSVMKDCF, translated from the exons ATGGACAGCCATCCCCTCGAGTCGTGGGAGCGACCGCCAGACGACGATCTCGGCGATCGGGACGAGGCCCGACCGCGCAAACGCCGTCGCAAATACATCGCCAAAGCTTG TAATGAATGCAAGCGTCGCAAAATCAAATGCAATGGGCAGTCCCCCTGTCAGCGATGTGGTCGCCAGCGCATCGACTGTGTGTACGAGTCGCCGCCGCGAACAGAGACCAGCGGAGAGAACCA TGAAACTCTCGACCGTCTCCTGACTCAAATGGCAGCTATGCAAGAGCAAATCACCTCTCTCACCACAGCTGTGCACGCCTTGACGCAAAACACCCTCGtctcaacagcaacagcactgCCGCGGTCGGACGTAGCATCTCAGCGACCCTTCCGGCGGCACTCCTCCATCAAGGAAAAAGAATCCGTCTTTCAAGGCCCAACCACCTCCGCGTACAGTCTGGACCTAGCGAAATCCAGCCTCCAGCGTCGCGGAATCGTCGAAGAACATCCCGATGTCGCGGATGCTGAAGACGGCGATGTTGATGGCGACGAGGCCGATACGGCCCCTTCTCAGGTGATCCCTATGGCTGTGGCTGCGTCGCCGCCACGCACGCGCCATCATCCGTCCGGTGATCCACTGTGGACCATCGGGAAAAGTGAAGCGTTGCGGCTGTGTCGCGTGTACGAGGAAGAAATGGGAGTTATGTATCCTGTGCTAGACTTATCGCAGCTCCTGCATCAGGTGGAGTTGTTGTACGGGACAGAGTCGTGGCCCCGGGTACCCGTTGTCCAGGGCAACGAAGAGCAGTTGGATAGCACCGCTGTGCATATTCTGCGCCTGGTGTTTGCTTGTGCGCTTACGGCCGAGGCAGCGGGAAGCAGTGCCCTGGCTCTGAGCTTGTTCGAGAGTGTCCGAGAAGTGGCGGATAACTTTGTCTGGGGAGTAGCGGGGATCAAGAACATCATTTTCTTAACGTTGGTG GCCATCTTCTACTTCCAAATCGACGAAGAAACCCTCGCCTGGCGCACCATCGGTATCGTTGAGCGCATGTGTCTCGAACGAGGCCTTCACCGCCGCGAAACCCTCAGCCAGCCATCCATAGCCAAGGCAGGCAAAGACCGCGTCCTCCGACTCTTCTGGTTGATTTACATTCTCGACATCCGCTGGAGCTTCGGCACCGGCATGCCCTTCTCCCTTGAGGACAGCGACATTGACCCGTGGCTACCTGAGCCGGAGGAAAAAACGCCCTACCTGCGTGTCATGATTCGCTATAGTCGAATTGCAGCGAAAGTGTGGAAGTTCATTTCGGccttcaacaacaccaatgagatcaagaaggaggagatgaattaCCTCGATTGGCAAGTCCAGCGATGGACGGCAGACATCCCGCCCGTGTTGAGCATTAACTCGGATAACGTCCACGAGGAGCCACGGAGCTTGCGTCGCTTGCGGTCTCTGCTGTATTTGAGGGCGAATCAGCTGCGCATGCTGATCCATCGACCTGTGCTGCACTCAGCGGCACATATCGCCAAGTATCCTGCAGAGTCACAGACCGTGGTAGAGTTGGCCAAGGAGTCGATCCGATTCATCACCAATCTGAACGAGACGACGGACATCTATCGCTTGCAGCAGGTGACCTTTAACTGGTTTCTGGTGTCTGCTGTCGCGGTGGTCTTTCTGGCTGTTACGCAGGCTCCTACCCACTTTAGTACCATTTGCAAGGAAGAGTTTTACATGGCCCTGGAGCTGATCAAAGGCTTCTCGACGAGGTCGTATATTTCGCAGCGGTTGTGGAAGTCGATTCGAAGCTTAAGGAAGCTGGGTCCACAGCTCATGCATCGGCCGGTGCAGAGTCAACCAGAGCCcgagtggagaggaggcgcTGCAGTGCCAGCGGAGAGAGGGGACCTTGGCAACGTGGTGGAGGTCGCACCGAGCCAGTCAACAGGCACGCAGGAGCAGTCACCGCTGGACGGGGCGCAGATGACGCGCGAGCTAATGGAGTGGTTCGAAGCGGTGGGGAATCTCGAGACGCAGATTATGGGCATGGCGCCCGAGGGATTTGATGCCGGGTGGCAGCGGTACGATTATGGGGAGGAGTTGTCAAGTGTGATGAAGGATTGTTTTTAA
- a CDS encoding cytochrome P450 (COG:Q;~EggNog:ENOG410PJG6;~InterPro:IPR001128,IPR002401,IPR036396;~PFAM:PF00067;~go_function: GO:0005506 - iron ion binding [Evidence IEA];~go_function: GO:0016705 - oxidoreductase activity, acting on paired donors, with incorporation or reduction of molecular oxygen [Evidence IEA];~go_function: GO:0020037 - heme binding [Evidence IEA];~go_process: GO:0055114 - oxidation-reduction process [Evidence IEA]), whose amino-acid sequence MAIQTILIAAAAVVYFLVRYMNRTDVPKIKGIPEIPGVPLFGNLLQLGTQHAIVARKWAKSFGPVFQVRMGNKRVVFANSFDSVRQLWIKDQSALISRPTFHTFHSVVSSSQGFTIGTSPWDESCKRRRKAAATALNRPAVQSYMPIIDLECTASIKELFKDSQNGTRDINPKAYFQRFALNTSLTLNYGFRIEGNVNDELLHEIVNVERGVANFRSTSNNWQDYIPLLRIFPKQNREAQEFRERRDKYLSYLLEILKDRIAKGTDKPCITGNILKDPEAKLNEAEIKSICVTMVSAGLDTVPGNLVMGIAYLASEDGQRIQQKAYDEIMKVYPNGDAWEKCLVEEKVPYVSALVRETLRFWTVIPICLPRESTKDIEYNGATIPAGTTFFMNAWAADYDEDHFKMPEKFIPERYLDVGEGSGTPHYGYGAGSRMCAGSHLANRELFTAYIRLITAFTMHPSRDLADRPILDALECNEIPTGLTTEPKPFKVGFKPRDPVKLQQWIVESDERTKDL is encoded by the exons ATGGCTATCCAGACGATTCTTATCGCCGCTGCGGCGGTGGTCTACTTCCTGGTGCGCTACATGAACCGCACCGATGTGCCCAAGATTAAGGGCATCCCCGAAATCCCCGGTGTGCCCCTCTTTggcaatctcctccagctggGCACTCAACATGCCATCGTCGCCCGGAAATGGGCCAAGTCATTTGGCCCTGTGTTCCAAGTCCGTATGGGCAACAAG CGCGTCGTCTTCGCCAACAGCTTCGACTCTGTCCGCCAGCTCTGGATCAAAGACCAGTCTGCCCTGATCTCCCGTCCCACCTTCCACACCTTCCACAGCGTCGTATCTTCCTCGCAGGGCTTCACCATCGGTACCTCGCCCTGGGATGAATCCTGCAAGCGTCGTCGCAAGGCGGCCGCCACCGCGCTGAACCGCCCTGCCGTGCAATCCTACATGCCCATTATCGACCTCGAATGCACTGCCAGTATCAAGGAATTGTTCAAGGACAGCCAGAACGGCACCCGCGATATCAACCCCAAGGCTTACTTCCAGCGCTTCGCCCTCAACACCAGTCTTACTCTCAACTACGGATTCCGTATCGAAGGCAATGTCAACGATGAGCTGCTGCATGAGATTGTTAATGTCGAGCGTGGTGTCGCCAACTTCCGCAGTACCAGCAACAACTGGCAGGACTACATCCCTCTGCTTCGTATTTTCCCCAAGCAGAACCGTGAGGCACAGGAGTTCCGCGAGCGCCGCGACAAGTATCTGAGCTATTTGCTGGAGATTCTCAAGGACCGTATTGCCAAGGGCACTGACAAGCCATGCATCACCGGTAACATTCTGAAGGACCCTGAGGCCAAGCTGAACGAAG CCGAGATCAAATCCATCTGCGTCACCATGGTCTCTGCCGGACTGGACACTGTCCCTGGAAACCTGGTCATGGGCATCGCTTATCTGGCATCCGAGGACGGCCAGCGGATCCAGCAAAAGGCTTACGATGAAATCATGAAGGTCTACCCCAATGGAGATGCGTGGGAGAAAtgtctggtggaggagaaggtgccCTACGTGAGCGCGCTGGTCCGCGAGACTCTCCGCTTCTGGACGGTCATTCCCATCTGCCTGCCCCGTGAGAGCACCAAGGATATCGAGTACAACGGCGCGACTATTCCTGCCGGAACGACCTTCTTCATG AACGCCTGGGCCGCCGACTACGACGAAGACCATTTCAAGATGCCGGAAAAGTTCATTCCTGAGCGCTATCTGGATGTCGGTGAGGGTTCTGGCACGCCGCACTATGGCTACGGCGCTGGTTCGCGCATGTGTGCCGGTTCTCATCTGGCCAACCGCGAGCTCTTCACGGCTTACATTCGGTTGATCACCGCATTCACCATGCACCCGTCCCGCGATCTGGCGGATCGGCCTATCCTGGATGCACTGGAGTGCAATGAGATCCCTACGGGATTGACGACGGAGCCCAAGCCATTCAAGGTGGGCTTTAAGCCGAGGGATCCGGTGAAGCTGCAGCAGTGGATTGTGGAAAGCGATGAGCGGACCAAAGATTTGTAA
- a CDS encoding uncharacterized protein (COG:G;~EggNog:ENOG410PHMI;~InterPro:IPR020846,IPR011701,IPR036259;~PFAM:PF07690;~TransMembrane:8 (i196-214o226-247i303-330o336-361i382-402o408-432i453-473o479-502i);~go_function: GO:0022857 - transmembrane transporter activity [Evidence IEA];~go_process: GO:0055085 - transmembrane transport [Evidence IEA]), protein MDTKELLEKPSGKEGAFSSTSQPGNMHAEHATQPDDDSEIQGKFHGPVKRELTEDDCYEKLGFCFPWYKKWTILTVIFVVQMSMNFNSSTYSNAVPQLSEHFNISEQAARVGQMIFLVTYAFGCELWAPWSEEYGRWPIMQLSLLFVNIWQIPCALAPNFATMVVCRGLGGISSAGGSVTLGMTADMWEPDDQGFAVAYVVLSSVGGTTIGPIFGGMMQQWLNWRWNFWIQLIFGGATQLLHFFLVCETRSTILLDREAKRRRQTGEDPNVYGPNELKPSRLNIKEVLHVWRRPFEMFLCEPIVLFLSLLSGFSDALIFTCIESFSLVFAQWGFNAVQIGLCFVAIVIGYLFAYGIFLPDIYRQRLVRRREGNASRYAERRLLLLLFIAPLETIGLFGFAWTSMGPEYTHWIVPLVFVFLIAIANYGIYMATIDYMVAAYGEYSASATGGNGFARDLLAGLSAMYATPMYTNIGGRFHLQWASTILGCLSVLVTVPIYIFYWKGPEIRARSKFAQTLEADRQRHAAVRRSSQVTISRKTSMA, encoded by the coding sequence ATGGATACAAAGGAGCTATTAGAGAAGCCTTCAGGAAAGGAGGGGGCTTTCAGTTCTACGAGCCAACCTGGGAATATGCATGCAGAGCATGCCACCCAGCCAGATGATGATAGTGAAATTCAAGGGAAGTTTCACGGCCCCGTGAAACGAGAACTTACCGAAGACGACTGCTACGAGAAGCTGGGCTTCTGTTTCCCATGGTACAAAAAATGGACAATCCTTAcggtcatcttcgtcgtgCAAATGTCGATGAACTTCAACAGCAGCACTTACTCCAACGCCGTCCCGCAACTCTCCGAACACTTTAATATCAGTGAACAGGCCGCCCGAGTAGGCCAAATGATCTTTTTAGTCACATATGCTTTTGGCTGTGAACTGTGGGCCCCATGGAGTGAGGAGTATGGCCGGTGGCCGATAATGCAGCTCAGTCTACTGTTCGTGAATATCTGGCAGATACCGTGTGCTCTTGCTCCTAACTTCGCAACGATGGTTGTCTGTCGTGGCCTTGGTGGTATTAGCTCTGCAGGCGGCTCTGTGACTCTTGGGATGACGGCTGACATGTGGGAGCCGGATGATCAGGGCTTTGCTGTCGCTTATGTGGTCTTGTCCTCCGTGGGAGGCACCACCATTGGACCGATATTTGGCGGAATGATGCAGCAGTGGTTGAACTGGCGGTGGAACTTCTGGATCCAGCTTATCTTTGGCGGTGCTACTCAGCTCCTGCACTTTTTCCTTGTCTGTGAAACTCGATCGACGATTCTTCTTGACCGAGAGGCTAAACGCCGACGACAAACCGGCGAGGATCCTAATGTGTATGGACCGAACGAGCTGAAGCCCTCACGACTCAACATCAAGGAGGTCCTACACGTTTGGCGCCGACCCTTCGAAATGTTCCTCTGTGAACCTATTGTGCTCTTTCTATCTTTGCTCTCCGGTTTCTCCGATGCGCTCATCTTCACCTGCATTGAGTCGTTCTCTTTAGTCTTCGCACAATGGGGGTTCAATGCCGTCCAAATCGGTCTGTGCTTCGTTGCCATTGTGATCGGCTACTTGTTTGCCTACGGTATTTTCCTACCCGACATCTACCGTCAACGCCTGGTCCGACGCCGGGAGGGAAATGCCTCTCGGTACGCTGAGCGACGCCTTCTACTTTTGCTCTTCATTGCGCCTCTTGAAACGATTGGACTGTTTGGATTCGCCTGGACCTCTATGGGCCCCGAGTACACCCACTGGATCGTACCGTTAGTATTTGTGTTCCTCATAGCTATTGCTAATTACGGCATCTACATGGCTACCATCGACTACATGGTTGCCGCGTATGGAGAATACTCTGCGTCTGCGACGGGAGGCAACGGGTTTGCACGAGATCTGCTCGCCGGACTCTCAGCCATGTACGCAACACCCATGTACACCAATATCGGTGGCCGATTTCATCTACAATGGGCGAGCACCATTCTTGGCTGCTTGTCCGTCCTGGTTACAGTCCCCATTTACATTTTCTATTGGAAGGGACCTGAGATCCGGGCCCGAAGCAAGTTCGCCCAGACTTTAGAAGCGGACCGGCAACGGCACGCAGCCGTCCGTCGGTCCAGTCAGGTCACCATCTCGCGCAAGACATCCATGGCCTAA